Proteins from one Mesorhizobium sp. M9A.F.Ca.ET.002.03.1.2 genomic window:
- a CDS encoding TetR family transcriptional regulator C-terminal domain-containing protein, translating into MDTAAPRRTRIQQEKRELILEAALEVFSTNGFRGSTIDQIAEAAGMSKPNLLYYFRRKEDIHETLMKRLLDTWLAPLRELDDIGDPLTELRSYIRRKLEMARDFPRESRLFANEILQGAPRIMPMLEGELKTLVDEKATVIKGWMRAGKIAKTDPWHLIFSIWATTQHYADFDVQVRAVLGPNRGGDGRFEDAARFLEQLFIDGLKPKG; encoded by the coding sequence ATGGACACAGCAGCTCCTCGCCGCACCCGCATCCAGCAGGAAAAGCGCGAGCTCATCCTGGAGGCAGCGCTCGAGGTCTTCTCGACCAACGGCTTTCGCGGCTCGACCATCGACCAGATCGCCGAAGCAGCCGGCATGTCGAAGCCAAATCTGCTCTACTATTTCCGCCGCAAGGAGGACATCCACGAGACGCTGATGAAGCGGCTTCTGGACACCTGGCTGGCGCCGCTGCGCGAACTCGACGACATCGGCGACCCCCTGACCGAATTGCGCAGCTACATCAGGCGCAAGCTGGAAATGGCGCGCGATTTTCCGCGCGAAAGCCGCCTGTTCGCCAACGAGATCCTGCAGGGCGCGCCGCGCATCATGCCCATGCTGGAAGGCGAGTTGAAGACGCTGGTCGACGAGAAGGCTACCGTCATCAAGGGCTGGATGCGCGCCGGCAAGATCGCCAAGACCGATCCCTGGCACCTGATCTTCTCGATCTGGGCGACGACGCAACACTATGCCGATTTCGACGTCCAGGTCCGCGCCGTGCTCGGGCCCAACCGCGGCGGCGACGGCCGCTTCGAGGATGCGGCAAGATTTCTCGAGCAACTGTTCATCGACGGGCTGAAGCCGAAGGGCTGA
- a CDS encoding helix-turn-helix transcriptional regulator, which yields MDASAHSPEDSRRRELGAFLRSRRERLSPQVAGIAAGQRRRTPGLRREEVAMIAGVGTTWYTWLEQGRDVRPSVEVLTALCEALRLDAVEKRHLFILAGRQPLERRVASPEKVDGPLLHMLQSLVLQPAYVVGRRWDVLAWNPAAAAVFGDYGLLEGDARNIVHMVFTNPHHRRLLVDWEELARVVLASFRAESAKYVGDPDFDRLIALMMRSSPEFRDWWPLRDVARKLSGVKHVRHPAVGAMAFEHMSLSIDDGSDIRLIVYTPLAEQNSIAKLQRLLDALPVERRSA from the coding sequence ATGGATGCTTCCGCACATTCTCCTGAAGACAGCCGCCGACGCGAGCTCGGCGCGTTCCTGCGCTCGCGGCGCGAAAGGTTGTCGCCGCAGGTTGCCGGCATCGCCGCGGGCCAGCGCCGACGCACGCCGGGGCTCAGGCGCGAGGAGGTGGCGATGATCGCTGGTGTCGGCACGACCTGGTACACCTGGCTCGAACAGGGCAGGGACGTGCGGCCTTCCGTCGAGGTACTGACGGCGCTCTGTGAGGCATTACGCTTGGACGCCGTGGAGAAGCGACATCTGTTCATCCTTGCCGGCCGCCAGCCGCTGGAGCGTCGTGTGGCGTCACCGGAAAAGGTCGACGGTCCGCTGCTGCATATGCTGCAAAGCCTCGTTCTACAGCCGGCCTATGTCGTCGGCCGGCGCTGGGACGTGCTGGCCTGGAACCCGGCTGCGGCTGCGGTGTTCGGCGACTATGGCCTGCTGGAGGGCGATGCGCGCAATATCGTCCACATGGTGTTCACCAACCCGCACCATCGCCGCCTGCTGGTCGACTGGGAAGAGCTTGCCCGCGTGGTGCTCGCCTCGTTCCGTGCCGAGAGCGCCAAATATGTCGGCGACCCGGATTTCGACCGCCTGATCGCGCTGATGATGCGCTCAAGCCCGGAGTTTCGCGACTGGTGGCCGCTACGCGATGTCGCCCGGAAACTATCAGGGGTGAAGCACGTTCGACACCCCGCTGTGGGCGCGATGGCCTTCGAGCATATGAGCCTTTCGATCGACGACGGCTCGGACATCAGGCTGATTGTCTACACGCCGCTTGCCGAGCAGAACTCGATCGCCAAGCTGCAAAGACTGCTTGATGCGCTTCCGGTCGAGCGACGCAGCGCCTGA
- a CDS encoding SDR family NAD(P)-dependent oxidoreductase gives MELKDKIVLITGSTDGVGRVVAERLGASGAHILVHGRDATRGKATVAAVEAAGGEAELFVADLSSLAEVRRLAEAVRAKSSRLDILINNAGIGTADQSARRQVSADGYELRFAVNYLAGFLLTSELLPLLKASAPARIVNVASAGQQAIDFSDVMLTRDYSGVRAYCQSKLAQILFTIDLAEQLKGTGVTVNSLHPASYMNTTMVRQAGVTPWSSVETGADAILNLATSPALEGRSGLYFDGLRESRADAQAYDEKARQQLRELSLDLVESLTSKEQHS, from the coding sequence ATGGAACTGAAAGACAAGATTGTCCTCATCACCGGATCGACAGATGGCGTCGGCCGCGTCGTTGCCGAGAGGCTCGGCGCCAGCGGCGCGCATATCCTGGTGCATGGCCGCGATGCAACAAGAGGCAAGGCAACCGTCGCCGCGGTAGAAGCCGCCGGCGGCGAGGCCGAATTGTTCGTTGCCGATCTCTCGTCGCTCGCTGAAGTCCGCCGCCTCGCAGAGGCCGTGCGCGCAAAATCCAGTCGGCTCGACATCCTCATCAACAATGCCGGCATCGGCACTGCCGATCAGAGCGCCAGGCGACAGGTGAGCGCCGACGGCTACGAGTTGCGTTTTGCTGTCAATTACCTCGCCGGCTTCCTGCTGACGTCAGAACTTCTGCCGCTGCTAAAGGCAAGCGCGCCGGCGCGCATCGTCAACGTCGCCTCGGCCGGCCAGCAGGCGATCGATTTCAGCGACGTCATGCTGACCCGCGATTACAGCGGCGTGCGCGCCTACTGCCAGAGCAAGCTGGCGCAGATCCTTTTCACCATCGACCTAGCCGAGCAACTGAAGGGCACCGGCGTCACCGTCAATTCCCTGCACCCCGCGAGCTACATGAACACCACGATGGTCCGGCAGGCAGGCGTCACGCCATGGAGCTCGGTCGAAACCGGCGCGGACGCCATCCTCAACCTTGCGACATCGCCCGCGCTCGAAGGTCGAAGCGGCCTCTATTTCGACGGCCTGCGGGAATCGCGCGCCGACGCCCAGGCCTATGACGAAAAGGCCAGGCAGCAACTGCGAGAGTTGAGTCTCGACTTGGTCGAATCCCTCACATCGAAGGAACAGCATTCATGA
- a CDS encoding SDR family oxidoreductase — protein sequence MREKIQHTVIIGGSSGIGLATARKLLGPGMKVTITGRNPEKLKGAWHSLGGAVEKAAFDAAKSDEVRQFFDAIGPFDHLVLAASGGKGLGPFETLDLADIGGGFDEKVRPQLSCLQAALPTLSKSGSATFISAVSAQLSAPGVAGIAAINGMLLTVVPILAIELKPLRVNVVVPGVIDTPWWDFLPDEQRQAIFADYAGKTPVGRIGRAEDVASAIAFLVSNGFMTGQVLTCDGGLRFAA from the coding sequence ATGAGAGAGAAAATCCAGCACACCGTCATCATCGGCGGCTCTTCCGGCATCGGCCTTGCCACGGCGCGCAAACTGCTTGGCCCGGGCATGAAGGTGACGATCACCGGCCGCAACCCGGAGAAGCTCAAAGGCGCATGGCATAGCCTTGGCGGCGCTGTCGAAAAGGCAGCCTTCGATGCCGCAAAGTCTGACGAGGTCCGCCAATTCTTTGATGCTATCGGCCCGTTCGACCATCTTGTTCTGGCCGCCAGCGGCGGCAAGGGACTTGGCCCGTTCGAAACACTTGACCTGGCCGATATCGGCGGCGGCTTCGACGAGAAAGTCCGGCCGCAGCTCTCCTGCCTGCAGGCGGCGTTGCCGACGCTGAGCAAGAGCGGATCGGCGACCTTCATTTCGGCGGTATCGGCACAATTGTCGGCACCGGGCGTCGCCGGCATCGCCGCCATCAACGGCATGCTGCTGACCGTTGTGCCGATCCTGGCGATAGAGTTGAAGCCGCTGCGCGTCAACGTCGTGGTGCCCGGCGTCATCGACACGCCCTGGTGGGACTTTTTGCCGGACGAGCAGCGCCAGGCGATCTTTGCCGATTATGCCGGCAAGACCCCGGTCGGCCGCATCGGCCGCGCCGAAGACGTCGCCAGCGCGATCGCCTTCCTCGTCTCCAACGGCTTCATGACGGGCCAGGTGCTGACCTGCGACGGCGGCCTGCGCTTTGCGGCGTGA
- the preA gene encoding NAD-dependent dihydropyrimidine dehydrogenase subunit PreA codes for MADIRNNFVGIKSPNPFWLASAPPTDKAYNVIRAFKAGWGGVVWKTLGEEGPPVVNVNGPRYGAIWGADRRLLGLNNIELITDRDLQVNLREIKQVKKDWPDRAIVVSLMVPCEEHAWKAILPVVEETGADGIELNFGCPHGMSERGMGAAVGQVPEYIEMVVRWCKANTRMPVITKLTPNITDIRKPARAALAGGTDAVSLINTINSITGVDLDSFAPEPTIDGKGSHGGYCGPAVKPIAMNMVAEIARDPETHGLPISGIGGITTWRDAAEFMALGAGNVQVCTAAMTYGFKIVQEMIAGLENWMDEKGHASLDDIVGRATPNVTDWQYLNLNYVAKAHIDQEACIKCGRCHIACEDTSHQAITAIVDGVRHFEVIEAECVGCNLCVNVCPVENCITMEPLAAGVMDQRTGKPVSPVYANWTTHPNNPMAKVAAE; via the coding sequence ATGGCAGATATCAGAAACAATTTCGTCGGCATCAAATCGCCGAATCCGTTCTGGCTGGCCTCGGCGCCGCCGACCGACAAGGCCTACAACGTCATCCGCGCCTTCAAGGCGGGCTGGGGCGGCGTTGTGTGGAAGACGCTCGGCGAAGAAGGCCCACCGGTGGTCAATGTCAACGGCCCGCGCTACGGCGCGATCTGGGGCGCCGATCGCCGCCTGCTCGGCTTGAACAACATCGAGCTGATCACCGACCGCGACCTGCAGGTCAATCTGCGCGAGATCAAGCAGGTCAAGAAGGACTGGCCCGACCGCGCCATCGTCGTCTCGCTGATGGTGCCTTGCGAGGAGCATGCGTGGAAAGCGATCCTGCCGGTGGTCGAGGAGACGGGAGCCGACGGCATCGAGCTCAATTTCGGCTGCCCGCACGGCATGTCGGAACGCGGCATGGGCGCCGCCGTCGGCCAGGTGCCGGAATACATCGAAATGGTGGTCCGCTGGTGCAAGGCCAACACCCGCATGCCTGTTATCACCAAGCTGACGCCCAACATCACCGATATACGCAAGCCGGCGCGGGCCGCGCTTGCCGGCGGCACCGACGCGGTGTCGCTGATCAACACCATCAACTCAATCACCGGCGTCGACCTCGACAGTTTCGCACCGGAGCCGACGATCGACGGCAAGGGTTCGCATGGCGGCTATTGCGGCCCGGCGGTGAAGCCGATCGCCATGAACATGGTGGCCGAGATCGCGCGCGATCCGGAAACGCATGGGCTGCCGATCTCCGGCATCGGCGGCATCACCACATGGCGCGATGCCGCTGAATTCATGGCGCTCGGCGCCGGCAACGTACAGGTGTGCACGGCGGCGATGACCTATGGCTTCAAGATCGTGCAGGAGATGATCGCCGGCCTGGAGAACTGGATGGACGAGAAGGGCCATGCCTCGCTCGACGACATCGTCGGCCGCGCCACTCCCAACGTCACCGACTGGCAATATCTCAACCTCAACTATGTCGCCAAGGCGCATATCGACCAGGAGGCCTGCATCAAATGCGGCCGCTGCCACATCGCCTGCGAGGACACCTCGCACCAGGCGATCACCGCAATCGTCGACGGCGTCAGGCATTTCGAGGTGATCGAGGCCGAATGCGTCGGCTGCAACCTCTGCGTCAATGTCTGCCCGGTGGAGAACTGCATCACCATGGAGCCGCTGGCGGCCGGCGTGATGGACCAGCGCACCGGCAAGCCGGTGTCGCCGGTCTATGCCAACTGGACGACGCATCCGAACAACCCGATGGCCAAGGTGGCGGCGGAATAG
- a CDS encoding NAD(P)-dependent oxidoreductase, protein MATGHFKQGIAGGRLSPEQYADNFADLHPPLDHHEALVESDRCYFCYDAPCMNACPTSIDIPLFIRQISTGNPIGSAKTIFDQNILGGMCARVCPTETLCEEVCVREVAEGKPVQIGRLQRYATDVAMAENKQYYGRAAPTGKTIAVVGAGPAGLAAAHRLARHGHEVTILEARPKAGGLNEYGIAAYKSIDNFAQAEVDYITDIGGIDIQNGKALGRDYHLADLTRNYDAVFLGMGLGGVNALRADGEEAQGVTNAVEFIAELRQASDLSRLPVGRRVVVIGGGMTAIDAAVQSKLLGAEEVTICYRRGQEHMNASEFEQDLAAANGVTIRHWLQPKRVIAEGGKVAGIELEYTALKDEKLVGTGERLTLVADQVFKAIGQSFVPAALNGSGALLELEGGRIKVDAEGRTSLANVWAGGDCIFGGDDLTVSAVAQGRDAAESIHRALTSNGRA, encoded by the coding sequence ATGGCGACTGGTCATTTCAAGCAGGGTATTGCCGGCGGCCGGCTTTCGCCCGAACAATATGCGGATAATTTTGCCGACCTGCATCCGCCGCTCGATCACCACGAGGCGCTGGTCGAGTCCGACCGCTGCTATTTCTGCTATGATGCGCCGTGCATGAACGCGTGCCCGACCTCGATCGACATTCCGCTGTTCATACGCCAGATTTCGACCGGCAATCCGATCGGCTCGGCCAAGACGATTTTCGATCAGAACATACTGGGCGGCATGTGCGCCCGCGTCTGCCCGACCGAAACGCTGTGCGAAGAAGTCTGCGTGCGTGAGGTGGCTGAAGGCAAGCCGGTGCAGATCGGCCGCTTGCAGCGTTATGCCACCGACGTCGCCATGGCTGAGAACAAGCAGTACTACGGGCGCGCCGCGCCGACCGGCAAGACGATCGCCGTGGTTGGCGCTGGACCGGCTGGGCTTGCGGCCGCTCATCGGCTCGCCCGTCACGGTCATGAGGTGACCATTCTGGAAGCCCGTCCGAAGGCCGGCGGCCTCAATGAATACGGCATCGCCGCCTACAAGAGCATCGACAATTTCGCCCAAGCCGAGGTCGACTATATCACTGACATCGGCGGCATCGATATCCAGAACGGCAAGGCGCTCGGCCGCGACTACCATCTGGCGGACCTGACCAGGAATTACGATGCGGTGTTTCTCGGCATGGGGCTTGGCGGCGTCAACGCGCTGCGCGCCGACGGCGAGGAAGCGCAAGGCGTCACCAATGCGGTGGAGTTCATCGCCGAACTTCGCCAGGCCAGCGATCTCTCGCGCCTGCCGGTCGGCCGGCGTGTCGTCGTCATCGGTGGCGGCATGACGGCGATCGATGCGGCGGTGCAGTCAAAGCTGCTCGGCGCCGAAGAGGTGACGATCTGCTACCGGCGCGGCCAGGAGCACATGAACGCCTCCGAATTCGAGCAGGATCTGGCCGCCGCCAACGGCGTCACCATCCGTCACTGGCTGCAGCCGAAGCGGGTCATTGCCGAAGGCGGCAAGGTCGCGGGCATCGAGCTCGAATACACGGCCTTGAAGGACGAAAAGCTCGTCGGCACCGGCGAGCGGCTGACGCTTGTCGCCGACCAGGTGTTCAAGGCGATCGGCCAGAGTTTTGTCCCGGCCGCGCTCAATGGCAGCGGCGCTTTGCTTGAGCTGGAAGGCGGCCGCATCAAGGTCGATGCCGAGGGCCGCACGTCGCTCGCCAATGTCTGGGCCGGCGGCGACTGCATTTTTGGTGGCGACGACCTCACCGTCTCAGCCGTGGCGCAAGGCCGCGACGCGGCTGAATCGATCCACCGGGCACTGACCTCAAACGGGAGGGCATGA
- a CDS encoding VOC family protein — translation MPKSPMPFFFWYELMTTDLDAAEAFYTDVVGWKAQPFDMAPGMPRYIVMNVGERGVGGLMTQPEEVRKMGMPPAWVGYIHTKDVDASTKSLKEAGGTVHREPDDIPGVGRFAVVADPQGAVFNFLQPDGPDQPALPATTPGNIGWHELYTTDWKAALDFYSDQFGWEKGDAMDMGPMGIYQLFTAGGEPIGGMMNKPEQIPVPVWQFYFNVPAIDAAAKRVTDNGGQILMGPMEVPGGSWIVMCTDPQGAHFALTAPVR, via the coding sequence ATGCCAAAGTCCCCGATGCCCTTTTTCTTCTGGTACGAACTGATGACCACCGATCTCGATGCCGCCGAAGCGTTCTACACTGACGTGGTCGGCTGGAAGGCGCAGCCTTTCGACATGGCACCCGGCATGCCGCGCTACATAGTCATGAATGTCGGCGAGCGCGGCGTCGGCGGGCTGATGACGCAGCCAGAAGAAGTACGCAAGATGGGTATGCCGCCGGCCTGGGTCGGTTATATCCACACGAAAGACGTCGATGCCTCGACAAAATCGTTGAAGGAAGCCGGCGGTACGGTTCACCGCGAACCCGACGACATTCCCGGCGTCGGCCGCTTCGCCGTCGTCGCCGATCCGCAAGGCGCGGTGTTCAATTTCCTGCAGCCCGACGGCCCGGACCAACCTGCCCTGCCAGCCACTACTCCTGGCAATATCGGCTGGCATGAGCTCTATACAACAGACTGGAAGGCGGCCCTCGATTTCTACTCCGACCAGTTCGGCTGGGAAAAGGGCGATGCCATGGATATGGGGCCGATGGGCATCTACCAGCTCTTTACCGCCGGCGGCGAACCTATTGGCGGCATGATGAACAAGCCCGAGCAGATCCCGGTCCCGGTCTGGCAGTTCTATTTCAATGTTCCTGCCATCGACGCCGCGGCCAAGCGCGTGACCGACAATGGCGGTCAGATCCTGATGGGCCCGATGGAGGTTCCGGGTGGAAGCTGGATCGTGATGTGCACAGATCCGCAAGGCGCCCATTTCGCGCTGACGGCGCCGGTGCGGTAA
- a CDS encoding DoxX family protein, whose protein sequence is MKFFDGLAKYQWQALAVLRIMTALQFMEHGTQKLFNFPVSDQAGALNGLSLTAGILEFAGGILLVLAIAYFMAHMPQGFFPVNNGGDSAISFCFIFLYLVFAGPGAFALDNRRSA, encoded by the coding sequence ATGAAGTTTTTTGACGGCCTCGCCAAATATCAGTGGCAGGCTCTGGCTGTGCTTCGCATCATGACGGCGCTGCAGTTTATGGAGCACGGCACCCAGAAACTGTTCAATTTTCCCGTCAGCGACCAAGCCGGCGCCCTGAACGGCCTGTCGCTGACCGCGGGCATCCTCGAATTCGCCGGCGGCATCCTGCTGGTGTTGGCGATCGCCTATTTCATGGCGCACATGCCGCAGGGCTTCTTTCCGGTCAACAATGGCGGCGATTCGGCGATCTCCTTCTGCTTCATCTTCCTCTATCTGGTGTTCGCCGGTCCCGGCGCTTTTGCACTGGACAACCGCCGCAGCGCTTGA
- a CDS encoding FAD-dependent oxidoreductase produces MKSHAKVVVIGGGVVGCSVLFHLARHGWTDIVLLERDELTSGSTWHAAGGMHTINGDPNVAKLQKYTISLYKEIEELSGQATGVHLTGGVLLAATEARLDWLRSVVAKGRYLGIDLEEISPDEAAGLMPLLDPKQFVGAVRNKEDGHLDPSGVTHAYAKAARKLGAEVERFTKVEDIVRRPDGLWRVLTNKGEVVAEHVVNAGGLWAREVGRMVGLELPVLAMEHMYLITEDMPEVAAWNQKTGTEIIHAVDFDGELYLRQERGGMLMGTYEKANKPWSEFSTPWNFGHELLEPDIDRIAPSLEVGFRHFPAFQNTGIKQIINGPFTFAPDGNPLVGPVRGVPGFWVACGVMAGFSQGGGVGLALSNWMIEGDPGADIWAMDVSRYGDWATMAYTNAKVRENYSRRFSIRFPNEELPAGRPLKTTPVYDLLSAKGAQWGVAYGLEVPLWYAPEGVMDEFSWRRSSDFEHVANEVKTVRGGVGLSEISSFAKYRVTGGGAAAWLDRLLACKLPKPGRMTLAPMLKEDGKLIGDFSLANLGSPNSNGDGWFLAGSGIAEQYHMRWFEAHLPQDGSVRIEALGTKLTGLSIAGPNARDVLAKVTRADVSNAAVPFMAVRKMDIGMAPCLVGRVSYTGDLGYEIWVAPEYQRAAYQTLMAAGEEFGIGLFGSRALNALRLEKNYGSWAREYRPIYGPLEAGLDRFVAYGKEADFIGKQAALTERQQGGKLRLRAFVVDAADADVIGDEPIWFDGAVRGWVTSGGYAHHSKTSVAMGYVPKEIADEADGFEIELLGKRYPARVQPSPLFDANLARMRG; encoded by the coding sequence ATGAAATCGCATGCAAAGGTCGTGGTCATTGGCGGAGGCGTCGTCGGGTGTTCCGTGCTGTTCCATCTGGCCCGTCACGGCTGGACCGACATCGTGCTCCTGGAGCGCGACGAACTGACCTCCGGCTCGACCTGGCACGCGGCCGGCGGCATGCACACGATCAATGGCGATCCCAACGTCGCCAAGCTGCAGAAATACACGATCTCGCTCTACAAGGAGATCGAGGAGCTGTCCGGCCAGGCGACCGGCGTGCATCTGACCGGCGGCGTGCTTCTGGCGGCGACCGAGGCGCGGCTCGACTGGCTGCGCAGCGTCGTCGCCAAGGGTCGCTATCTCGGCATCGATCTTGAAGAGATTTCACCTGATGAGGCGGCCGGGCTGATGCCGCTGCTCGACCCCAAGCAGTTCGTCGGCGCCGTTCGTAACAAGGAGGACGGCCATCTCGATCCATCGGGCGTCACTCACGCCTATGCCAAGGCGGCCAGAAAACTTGGCGCCGAGGTCGAACGCTTCACCAAGGTCGAGGATATCGTTCGCCGTCCCGACGGGCTGTGGCGCGTCCTCACCAACAAGGGCGAGGTGGTGGCCGAGCATGTCGTCAACGCCGGCGGCCTGTGGGCACGCGAGGTCGGCCGCATGGTCGGGCTGGAGCTGCCGGTGCTGGCGATGGAGCACATGTACCTGATTACCGAGGACATGCCGGAGGTCGCCGCCTGGAACCAGAAGACCGGCACGGAGATCATCCACGCGGTCGATTTCGACGGTGAGCTCTATCTGCGCCAGGAACGGGGCGGCATGCTGATGGGCACCTATGAGAAGGCCAACAAGCCATGGTCGGAATTTTCCACGCCGTGGAATTTCGGCCATGAACTGCTGGAGCCCGACATCGATCGCATCGCGCCATCGCTGGAGGTCGGCTTCAGGCATTTCCCGGCCTTCCAGAATACCGGCATCAAGCAGATCATCAACGGCCCCTTCACCTTCGCGCCGGACGGCAACCCGCTGGTCGGGCCGGTGCGCGGCGTGCCAGGCTTCTGGGTCGCCTGCGGCGTCATGGCCGGCTTTTCACAGGGTGGCGGCGTCGGTCTGGCGCTGTCGAACTGGATGATCGAGGGCGATCCCGGTGCCGACATCTGGGCGATGGATGTCTCGCGCTATGGCGACTGGGCGACGATGGCCTATACCAACGCCAAGGTGCGCGAGAATTATTCGCGGCGTTTTTCCATCCGCTTCCCCAATGAGGAGCTGCCTGCCGGGCGGCCGCTCAAGACCACGCCGGTCTACGATCTTCTGTCGGCCAAGGGCGCGCAATGGGGTGTGGCCTATGGGCTGGAAGTGCCGCTGTGGTACGCGCCGGAGGGCGTCATGGACGAGTTCTCGTGGCGGCGATCGAGCGATTTCGAGCATGTCGCGAACGAGGTGAAGACGGTTCGCGGTGGCGTCGGCCTGTCGGAAATTTCGAGCTTCGCCAAATACAGGGTGACGGGCGGGGGCGCGGCGGCCTGGCTCGACCGCCTGCTTGCCTGCAAGCTGCCAAAACCCGGCCGCATGACGCTGGCGCCGATGCTGAAGGAGGATGGCAAGCTGATCGGCGATTTCTCCCTGGCCAATCTCGGCAGTCCCAATTCCAACGGGGACGGCTGGTTTCTCGCTGGCTCCGGCATTGCCGAGCAGTATCACATGCGCTGGTTCGAGGCGCATCTGCCGCAGGACGGTTCGGTCCGTATCGAGGCGCTGGGGACGAAGCTGACGGGCCTGTCGATCGCCGGACCGAATGCGCGGGACGTGCTGGCAAAGGTTACGCGGGCGGATGTGTCGAATGCGGCGGTTCCGTTCATGGCCGTCCGCAAGATGGATATCGGCATGGCGCCGTGCCTGGTCGGCCGCGTCAGCTACACCGGCGATCTCGGCTACGAGATCTGGGTCGCGCCGGAATATCAGCGTGCCGCGTACCAGACCCTGATGGCGGCGGGCGAAGAATTCGGCATCGGCCTGTTCGGCTCGCGCGCGCTCAACGCGCTTCGACTGGAGAAAAATTACGGCTCATGGGCGCGCGAATACCGGCCGATCTATGGGCCGCTGGAGGCCGGGCTCGACCGTTTCGTCGCCTATGGCAAGGAGGCCGATTTCATCGGCAAGCAGGCGGCGCTCACTGAGCGCCAGCAAGGCGGCAAGCTGCGGCTGCGCGCCTTTGTCGTCGATGCGGCGGACGCCGACGTCATCGGCGACGAGCCGATCTGGTTCGATGGCGCCGTGCGCGGCTGGGTCACGTCAGGCGGCTACGCGCATCATTCGAAGACATCCGTCGCCATGGGCTATGTGCCGAAGGAAATCGCCGACGAGGCCGACGGTTTTGAGATCGAGCTGCTGGGCAAACGCTACCCCGCGCGCGTGCAGCCGTCGCCGCTGTTCGACGCGAATCTCGCGCGGATGCGGGGGTGA